A section of the Humulus lupulus chromosome 2, drHumLupu1.1, whole genome shotgun sequence genome encodes:
- the LOC133815430 gene encoding uncharacterized protein LOC133815430, producing the protein MEFFTRMLIRATQNRDFKFHPRCRRLNLVSLCFADDLVIFCKGNSTSVQIIKQCFKDFNEVSGLTASLDKSRVYFGGLIELETKDILRDLHFAEGDFPLKYLGVPLRPTKWRAGDCATIIQKIQLKLFHWSNRHLSYAGKAQLIHFVLLGIRSFWMSIFLLPKSVINEIDSLCRRFLWGTSRGNDNRSKLHLTAWNQVCLPKCLGGIGFKEGAKWNMVLLAKYIWVVSTKQDILWVKWIDAVYLKGKSFWEYNLQSDVSWYWRKLIKMREFISREMLDKAVVNSKLKTSKLYFQMINKEKVPSASVIWCNLSLPKHRFILWQASLKHLLTRDNLLKFHLQLTSYLCPICEVQQECHEHLFFQCQFAHQVRKGVARWL; encoded by the coding sequence ATGGAGTTCTTCACTAGGATGCTCATTCGAGCCACTCAAAATAGGGACTTTAAATTTCACCCTCGTTGTAGGAGATTGAATCTGGTGAGCCTTTGTTTTGCGGACGACCTCGTGATATTTTGCAAAGGAAACAGTACTTCAGTTCAGATTATAAAGCAGTGTTTTAAAGATTTCAATGAGGTTTCTGGTTTGACAGCTAGCTTGGACAAGTCTAGAGTTTATTTTGGGGGTTTAATAGAGTTAGAGACCAAGGATATACTTAGGGATCTGCACTTTGCTGAAGGTGATTTCCCCTTAAAGTATCTAGGTGTTCCGCTGAGGCCTACAAAGTGGAGGGCTGGGGATTGCGCTACTATTATTCAAAAAATTCAGTTGAAGCTCTTCCATTGGTCTAATCGGCATCTCTCATATGCTGGAAAAGCTCAGCTCATTCACTTTGTTCTATTGGGAATTAGATCattttggatgagtatttttctCCTCCCTAAGAGTGTAATTAATGAGATTGATAGCTTGTGTAGGAGATTTCTGTGGGGGACCAGCAGAGGGAATGATAACAGAAGTAAGCTTCACCTCACAGCTTGGAACCAAGTGTGCCTTCCTAAATGTTTGGGGGGTATTGGGTTTAAGGAAGGGGCCAAATGGAATATGGTTCTTCTTGCTAAGTATATTTGGGTTGTGTCTACTAAACAGGATATACTTTGGGTTAAATGGATTGATGCTGTTTATCTTAAAGGGAAATCTTTTTGGGAGTACAATCTTCAATCTGATGTGAGCTGGTATTGGCGTAAGCTAATCAAGATGAGGGAATTCATAAGCAGGGAGATGTTAGATAAAGCTGTAGTGAACAGCAAACTAAAAACCAGCAAGCTGTATTTTCAGATGATAAATAAGGAAAAGGTTCCTTCGGCTTCTGTTATTTGGTGTAACTTGTCCTTGCCCAAACACAGGTTTATTCTTTGGCAAGCTTCCTTGAAACATCTATTAACCAGGGACAACTTATTAAAATTCCATTTGCAGCTGACTTCTTATCTATGTCCAATTTGTGAAGTGCAGCAGGAGTGTCATGAGCATTTATTTTTTCAATGTCAGTTTGCTCATCAAGTGAGAAAAGGTGTGGCTCGCTGGCTGTGA